A stretch of Hydractinia symbiolongicarpus strain clone_291-10 chromosome 9, HSymV2.1, whole genome shotgun sequence DNA encodes these proteins:
- the LOC130656625 gene encoding uncharacterized protein LOC130656625, which produces MTSQWHNTKITKKPFSRYNPSLQNKVASVYRPWFVVVALLCILIGIAIIGCSAAMKSYDGDLKDELFHLWVGIPLFVTGCLALIPTITRSKPATVIFLIVAIFVMVVCSTGAVVSGLRYWMDHWQQTKRALDNDECTRQNDVCVCGTNFPMPAKVDDCDKLKSMVNLLITLIALCSGGFIATIMGIYLSFMTVCCAPWMYTEWYEEQYDPDYSDKHRGEVRQIGTRNAAYGNGAAHY; this is translated from the exons ATGACAAGTCAGTGGCATaatacaaaaattacaaaaaaaccg ttcAGTCGGTACAATCCAAGTCTGCAAAACAAAGTCGCGTCAGTGTACAGACCATGGTTTGTTGTGGTTGCTTTATTATGTATTCTGATCGGGATTGCAATCATAGGTTGCTCTGCTGCTATGAAGTCCTATGATGGAGACCTGAAGGACGAGCTCTTTCATTTATGGGTGGGAATACCG TTATTTGTGACAGGATGTCTCGCTTTGATTCCAACCATTACAAGATCGAAACCTGCG ACGGTCATCTTCTTAATTGTCGCTATTTTCGTCATGGTGGTTTGTTCCACGGGGGCAGTGGTCAGTGGATTAAGATACTGGATGGATCATTGGCAGCAAACAAAGCGAGCTTTGGATAATGATGAATGTACGAGACAAAATGATGTCTGCGTTTGTGGAACAAATTTCCCTATGCCTGCCAAAG TTGACGATTGTGACAAGTTGAAATCCATGGTCAACCTGTTGATCACCTTGATAGCATTATGTTCGGGAGGATTCATCGCAACAATAATGGGTATCTATCTCTCCTTTATGACGGTTTGCTGTGCTCCATGGATG TACACGGAGTGGTACGAAGAGCAGTACGATCCAGACTATTCTGACAAACACAGGGGCGAAGTGCGTCAAATTGGAACACGAAATGCTGCTTACGGAAATGGTGCAGCACACTAttaa